From Brassica rapa cultivar Chiifu-401-42 chromosome A06, CAAS_Brap_v3.01, whole genome shotgun sequence:
TCATCCCTTGTGCCTTGTTACCCAATATCTCCCATACCCCTTGCGAGTTTATCAGGAAAGGATGTGTCTCGCAGAAGCTAGACGCGTTTCTCTTGTAGCCTCGCCATTGGGCGTCCCAGTAATCCATTTGTGACTTTTGTTGACTCATTTTTagagaagtaaaaaaaaaagagagttggGTATCGAAGAGAAGCTTCGGGATCAAGATGTAATGGAATGGCTTAGGCTTTGTAGCTCAATGGATGTGGGGGAGAAGAAGACTACAAGAAGGGgttgttataaaattttgacTTCGAAAATAACTGAAATTTGAATAACCAGCAAGCAACAGATGCGCATCTCAAGTACACAGCTAATAATTAGCCGTTTTTTACTTTGTTTTTCTTGTCTGTTTTTTCTATATACGTTATCTCCAACTCATGTTTcttgtcaatattaaaaatattttaacatgcTGTTAAATGTTTTTTGCATAATTTTCGCTTCTTGAAAGAATAATAAAATTGGCTAGACGGATTGTTCAGTTGTAAGAAATAGCTTTAGTTGATACATATTGTTGATTTGTCATTTTAAAACCTTAAATTCTAAACACCTCATGTACAGATTAACTTTATCCTCATTTTAGTCtaaataattttactttttcatTCATCAGTAAACAATATGTTTTTACATagataaacttaaaaatattacatatattaaaatgcATTGTTAATCAGAATTgtcgataaaaataaaattcaatatttCAACAAATTGATTacaatgtaaaataatttaaaagaatgataatgaaaatataaaggGTGTGGTGAATGCACACAAGAATAAAAACCACATCAGAAAATCAAAAAGAGAGACACACAAATacacataaaaaataaaggGCACACAGAAAACTTGACACACGTATAAGCACACAAATAGAACCAATCAAGTTGTTAAGTAATTTAAACTAAAGACGAGTTTGGCATAAAACTCTCTGGAATCCATCCAACGAGTTCGCCGTAACGTTGATCATTACCGGCGTACACACAGCCTTCAACGTACGTCTCCTCGACCTAAAAATCCACGTCTTGTAGCTCACTCTAGCCGTTATATACACTTCCATTTCGATCACCCCTTTCGTCGTTTCACCCCTCAAGTCCTTGGCATTGAACTTAGACAATGCCACGTTGTGTGACACAAGCTGCGTCTCAATCCTCGTCTCGTTCTTAGGACGCTGCTTGAAGGCAGAGATCTCCTTGTGAGCCACGGACTGGTTGTGGTGAGCCGTGGAGATTCGCATGGAGTGATATCTCACGGAGACGTGTTTCTCAGGGTTGTATGATTTGATCACATAGTTGAATTTGGCGCTAATGTGATCGTCCTTGGCTATGGCAAAATCTTGGACCGACGCGGCTTCTACCGTGTAGACTAATCGCTTTGGCCTGAGGGTGAGGTATGTGATCAATATTGCGAGACCCACAAGGAGTCCTAAGAGGACAAGGGCGACAATGATGCATAGGATAGGGTTCAAACGCCTACCCGGCAGCTGTTGCTGTTGCGTTCGTGGAGGCGGTGGTTTTGGAGGAACCATTGGGAGAGAGGGTTGTGTTAAAAGGTATGTAACTTCTGGTTAATTGTTATGAAAAGATAGAGAGCAATGATTAGTCTGATTGTTTTGCTAAGTTATATAAGGTGACTAACACGGATAGTTAGATTCTTTGCTTTTGTGTAAGGATTAGTCCCAAAACTGTTAAATGTAATTCTTTAATTATTTGGCATTGCTTGTGAATTAATCAAGAAATCTTCTAAGCTGGAAGATTCATACTTTCTGCTTATTTGTTCTAATTCTTTGCTTCTTCTTGTTCTAACCGGAAGAATGAAATAGAGACTAGAACGGACGTAGAAACCAAAAGATCTACACTTAGTAAGCACCACATTTTTAGAACACAACATAAAAAAAGAGCAAAAATCATAAGCCACttggtttgattttttaaaactatttctTAATATGTGAAAGCAAACACATATCTTACAGAACAGAAAACACAAAACTAGAAGAAAACGACATTATTACAAAACACACATAGAGAACATACATCTCTACAAACCCTACTGAGTTAAACCTTATCCTAACCTAACCGTCAAGTTGGAGAAAAGGAAATAACAAGAGACATACTAATTAAACTAACGCTTCTTGGCACCATAAGCAACAAAGTTACTAACAGCTTTGGAGCCTTCAGCCACGGCATGTCGGCTAAGTTCACCAGGCAAAACCAGCCTCACCGCTGCTTCGATCTCCCTCGAAGACAACGTCCTCCGCTTTGAATAATCGTTTAACTTCGCAGCTTCCACCGCTAGTCTCTCGAACATATCTCCCATGAACATGTTAATCACCGTCATAGCCTTGGACGATATCCCTAAATCCGGATGCACCTGCTTCATCACCTTATACACATATCTCTTGTACTCATCTCCCGCTACCTCCGATctattcttcttcctcttctttgagGTCGTCTTCTTATTCCCCTGCTTCTCCTCGTCCTTATGGGTCTCCTTCGCAGGGACTTCACTTGCTGGAGCGGGTGTTTCAGGCGGCTGAGGGGACCGGTCATCTCCAAACTCCACCGGAATCTCAACCTTGTGGGTCTCCTTCACGGTGCCTTCACTTGCGGGAGCGACGGTTTCAGGTGGCGGTGGGGACCGGTCATATCCAACATCGACCGGAATCTCAACCCTAGTAACGTTTTCTTCTTCGAGGGGAAGGGAGAACGGCAGATCCTGTGTCTCAAGCTCTTGGGTGTCTAGCTCTTGTGTCTCTAGATATTGTGTCTCTTGTGTGTCGGTGTTGGTGGTAACATTTGGAACTCCGTCCGTGACAGTTACTTTGATTGTTTCCTCTactactttcttcttcttcgtcacaGAAACCACTTTCTTTGATTTTCTCGGCGCCATATTGTCTTCGTTAGTAAAACCGTAATAATGTTCTGTGGTTAAATAAAAGAAGGCTTGTCGGCTAGGTAGCTTGTCGGGTTTTGTGTAACGGTAATTCTTGGATTGACATGTGGTGAAACGTGTCGTTCAAGATTGTAATGTTGGTGCTCAACTGCCAACTACGTGGTGGTTGtacaaaaaagataattttaaaattacaggTTAAGGTGAATTTTACccttacaaaaataattattttattttatatgttttgtatCAAATTTGAGgatttattttcatttggttAGAGTTAGAGAAACAGCACTGCCGCTGAATTTAGTCATCAGTCACCTACTTGTATATGATATAGACACGAGTGTGATGTCGAAAAAAAAGACACGAGTGTGTAATCTAGCTATTTTTCCCCACAAGtagtaaaaatatcattttatctgattaaatcaattaataaaaattataatgcaAAATGCAAACATgtccatatattttttttttttggtcaacaaacATGTCCATTTTGTATGTCGATATATATACAAACATACAAAAATGTGTAGAAAACATCATTAGCAATATagggtgtttttcaaaaccaacccatattttcaaTTCAAACCCAAAATCaacccctttttttttgtccatactattcatcaataaaatttccatactatccttatgtttttgaattattcacaaaattgccatttttatttatttttttattaatttcgaaattaacaaaaaatcaaatacaccctaacaatttcttcttatttacaaaaatgccatcatcatcaatttttccaaccaccatgaaccaccatttttgagctctaaagctctagaattcaattttcaaccacttttttttctcattataacccaaaaaacttcatttcctctcatctcctctacattttcatctaaaaaactctcataactatcattttcataattacaaacttcatatttttgagtttcttcattagtgaatcgttaaagatgcttctttttgctcatatttggagtttggacggttgaaaaggttagaaacgagctttacacatgaaaaatgtaactatttacatggttttcgttctttttcagatctgtgtcgcgacggtagactgttttgtatgtctacgcctccgtggagacttacgatgcagtctatttgtcaacgcacgggttagttttgcaattgaccagacaaattttttttctaacgcagacttTCGCAGTAGTCTTcgtctttacctttgacaacaaaaataaaactttcggtagacttactaagacgtctacctaaaagaggttagtttttcatttgaccgaacttttgacttttcaaaatagacttcaacggaagtctacaaaatgtagactgccaacgaagtctataaaaggtcagttttgcatttgaccaaaactttgatttcgtggaataggttagttttgtgtttgaccaaaaagtttaaaaagcaatcaaaaatttattaaattgtagacttcatatgcagtcttcttatcttaaaaaaaaatgtagactgcatataaagtctacttttttattttggtcaaatgcaaaaccaacctgtcggatttgagagtagacttcacaagaagtctacacacccgtagacgttcattttaatctactgatttgaagtcaaacttggtcaattgcaaaactaacctctttaaaaaaatttaaacatgtagactgcatatgaagtctagttctgaaagtcaaatcttggatgaattctggtcaattgcaaaaagtaacctttttaaattgtaaactgaaatgaaagtctacatgtacaaaattacaacttttattcaactatagaaagcaacccgtaaaatggtcaattgcaaaaaccaacccaaagagtagacctatttgacagtctacgtctgtaaactgaaaagaacgtcaacatcttcacagactaaatattaagtcttcatagaaaaatctataaaaatgtgaatttgtgtattattcattaaattttttctagtttttttgtttgacagtgtgtgttagttaatcctaatgggtttgagtgattttgaaaataattttttttttataattatgaaggtataattcatttgatttgataatcttgttagctaataattgtagacgtatttctaagtcttcgtttatagttttgctagtaaggctgaacttgtttcaaagctgaagtcggtgactgtggaatataattttacattttcagcatataagacaacaaaaactctgtatgtggctaagtgtcgtgttcaaggatgtggttggaaacttagagcgagtgtgaagTATGGGCCAAAGATATTTTGGGtgacaaaatattcgaaaaggatgaagaatcggaaaggttgaagaatgttccttgtgcatgatggctgtacacatggtaaacttcttgaaatgacacaagaagattatgatctggacaacaaaattgagaagatggtgctaacctattccttaccaaacatcatttaaaacaaatgactccgAATAGGAATATACTCCTCTTATGTCTGTCATGAATAATCGACAAGTACAGAACTTGATCGAGTAatctaagacacactttgtacgcctttgtgtatcaagcctgcgccaatacactaaaaaaatttggattgactatatgttaaataataagtgtagacgtttttgtaaatctacaaatgtagactgcagttgaagtctacgtcgtaaattctattaaaagtgtatttgtgtattattcatcatattttttcatgatttaattattttacagtatatgttagtaaaattttaatggtcttggatgaatttcacaatttaatgtgttataattatacacttgatacttattgcaaattgttttgattagtgttattcttgaaaatttttgggaaaattttgtatagattttcttcttctcacatgtgtgttagttattattttagcttatggtggttttacttgtttggttggttagatcttgtgaaagaattgatatctaacaaaaaattaataatatcatacaagtgaaaacaactaaaaatgaatacaatgtttatagattatgcattaaaaaattatttaaaaactaatattttattatgaaagttattacagagcaatatattaaaatgtattcttgagtatgtttgatttttcataatcttgatgcttcaaataaagtcttggaaaaagtacctgccaaataagatagagttatgagaaaaacattagataaaaaatgaaatcatattttagtagactttttattaagtctacgtaaagttattgtttagtagactttagttgaagtctacactaatgaaaaattttcatatctaaaagtgtgcatttagaaaatttgaaaatactttgttctgcaaaatatttcaaaaatggttttttgtcattcttgtaacaaagcaaaaagataatgtatgaatctataaatttagttcattataaacacaaaatatcttataatgaatatatggaaaacttacatttttgggaagatgatttgaaaatattagaagagaatacctgcaaaataaaataaaattttaaaaaataagataaaaattaaaatcatatttgagtaaacttctaataaaatttgcttaaaattcaaggctagtagacttcatttgaagtctaccagccgtaagttttaagtagatttcaaatgaagtctactctataaaaaaaatagatctgaaaaataatacattaaaaatatgaaataagtttaaatctaaaaaacttttaaaaatatgatttaatagacaaaatagttataaattaaagacatattaatatgaattttaatatgtaactttatttgaatataaatattaaaacacatattttaaatctatagatgtaaaccttacatttctaggaggagaagagaacaactatggaagaaaatacctgcaaaataaaataaaattattaaaaaacatagaaaaaaaattaaagtcatatttttgtagacttccaatgaagtctgcttaaactttgtagcttagtaaacttcatatgaagtctgcaagctttagtaaacttctttagaagtctacactgtctgataattttcagatctgaaaaaatctatatattttgaaatgtgaaaataattttaaatctgaaaatactttacataatagaatttataaggtaaactagtagcaaattaatgtagagagcttgatctataaatttatttgaatataaacatgtaaatacatatttaaaatctattaatctaaaacttacatttttagaggagatgatgaaatccatgagtgataatacctaccaaaaaaagataatattgtgagaaataaacataaaaatacacatttaaaatctatagatctaaaacttacattttttaaaggagaagatgaaaaccatgaatcataatatctaaaatgacaagataatattgtgagaaagacttgagaaaattttagagagaaagaagataatgagagagatttagaaacaattgagagaattttagagagaagagagaaagttttagagagaagggagagagttttaagaacttgtgcagccactttagagagagattgaataaattttgtttatatagggagacaaaaatgtaactaggttaaaatttacgatactgtagacttcgtttgaagtctacttaaattaaaattttggagtagatcttactataacatagtagacctttttggaagtctactataataatttaattattgttgtttattctttattatttcaataattttaatatatgatttattaaatttatttctttattttttaatagttatagtatatgatttcacttttttattcttaaggaacttaacttagtttaaatataatgattttttgtaaaacaaattgaaaaatatagactgaaaaagacgtcttcagataaatagactttattgtaggtctacgaaaccctaaaccacaaatatcaaaccctaaatgttttgcttgataatcaaaaagtctcatttatacaaaatataaactactaaacattaatatgcagatttaagttaataaaacaaaaaaaaaacaaaatctaaaatctaaccctatgaaatcaactactaaaagacataacatgttagaaccttttgtttctaaactatgaacatagtctagcacatgataaccaaattagtatatattcttcaaaattgttcgattatatgaaattttaatttgtttacttcatattatccattatattgatgattagttaaaaatatcacaataattatttttatacattttcaaaattaaattagtagaCCAAATTAGAGTGGagactacaaaacaagtctattaaatagacttcgtaggaagtctatatatatgtagacttcttttattacgtgtagacttccaaaggatagaaacgtaaaatacatttatgttttttgtttggtcataagggtgaAATAGTACTTACACTActcctttaggttggttttgcatttgactgaaagtggggtacacttttacaattgacttgaatatttgagttggttttagcaaatgtcccagcaatatatatatctatattattttaagatagtATCTCGAAATGTAGTTCTAACTATTATTATATAACTTTATGATAAAATTCTAATGCTaagaagaaaattaaattaactagAAGATAACATGTGTTTAGCAGAATTTTATTTGAGAACTCTTTCTCTTTTATactttacattttattttattttttattaattttgagaTACTTATTGGAAAGTGCtctcaagaaaaataaaacttcacCCACTATTACTCTTATCTCTTAAGTTATTTTATTGCTAAATCTTACAAACAAAAATCCATATCATATTTTGAGACATGATAATCAAATTGTAAGAGTCATACACAAGATcgatatatattaacaaaaactCTGTAGATAAACAGAGTTACAATCCcatcaaaagaaataaataaaacacgAAACGAGTTAAATATTATAGGTATAGAAAGGATCGATGAATCTACACAATCAAGTttgtggagaagaagaaacacaGCAAAGATTCACGCGCTATTACTCCTCCGTTTTTTACGGACAGGGTTTGGGTTATGGACAAAGAGAGTCTCTACCTCGTGGCTCCCAACGTCGGTGGCTTCGAAGAACCGAAGATCTTTAGACAATCTTCTCTTCTTTGTCGGAAGAACCTCGCGCGGTCGCTTTCTTGGCGCCGGAGGACAAGTATCCAGCTCCGGAATCTTATGATCACTTGAAGTTGGTGTACACAAAGATCCTAACACCTCTTCGTGCTtcagttcttcttcttcttcttgttttcttGGTTTATGTTCTACTTTCTCTTCTTCTAGGGGCTCGAGAACCTTGGACATGGTCACATGAAATGTGATAATTTCGTGTGATTTGTCTTGCAAAAGGAAATAATATAAAGTGAAATGGAATATACAAAGTGATTGgcagatagagagagagagagagagagagagagagagagagaaaactaAAGAGTTCGTATTTTGCTAAATGTCCATGTACTAATAATATTTGATTGAATATTCGGATATATTCAATGCTTTTTGTGCAGCTTAATtgtcattttcaaaattttgataaaaatactGAAAGCTAACGGAGAAGCTTATCCAAAATAAGTCTCATGTGTCACGTCAATTTAGTATGTCTAAATACGTACAAAAGCTTGGCATAGGATACTCATTTCATcacttaaaaatatgatattttcatataattgaTGTGTCTACTTTCCGACTCTCCTTGGACTTTTATTCGCGTTTCGCAACCTATTGTCTAAGCCAATCAACTACTGCCATGTCATCCTCCACTTGTGTTTGAAATTTGCCCAAGTTAACCAATATCTGAAGAGATATTCATTAATGGGCTCAGAATATCCAAGGGCTTTTTCATATATATCGCTCATACTTTAGCTAAAATAACCCATTAAATAAAGTCTTCTATCTAATTATCTTTTACCTTCTTTTATATAGAGTGGCCCATACTTTAGCTAAAACAGCCCATTAAACAATGTCTTTAACCATCCAGTTAATGGAATGGTTTTATTttatgtcaaaaaaataaaaaataattctttgtgcatgtaaataaataatatatatagtttctttTCCATCACATATCATTATAATCTTCTCTCTGAGCAAAATATAATCTTCTCACAAATTTAGTTATAAGATACAAAAggctaataatatatattggatTTTATTGGTAAATTGGGCCAATGTTGGGCTTATATAAGAGGCCTGATCTTGGGTCAGAGGCGAATGGGTTACATTACACCACGTCTGACGTCTCTATCTAAATTGAAAAGGAagggaaaaaaaagagaggtaaCACTCCGATCCCACACATGGCACCTTTTCCTTTGTCGCCTTCCAAatcattaaataattttttcaactttttaaatttcatttaaaaaaaaaaaataattttctcacACTCTGTCATCGGCCCAACAATTAAATTAATCTGTTAACCGATACCAAAACCTGCACGATAATTTTGAAGAAGAAGGACGCAGATCTGTTGATTGTTTCCAGAGATTCTGatcggtggaggaggaggaggaataAGTTAGCACGGTGGTAGTAATGGCTTCGCTCCCGTCTGAAAACGGCGTTGACGGAGATGACGaaagggaggaggaggaggaagatgaagaagaagaagaggaagaagaaaacggAGAAGAAGAGGGCGAGGAGGAGCCGCGTCTCAAGTACCAGCGTATGGGCGGAAACGTACCTTCCTTGCTATCCAACGACGCTGCTTCCTGCATCGCCGTTGCCGCGAGGATGATCGCTCTCGGTACTCACGACGGAACGGTTCACATCCTCGATTTCCTCGGGAATCAGGCGAGTTTTCCTCTCAATTCGAGGTTTAATGTTTTGGTTGATAATGAATTGCATTAGGTTCGATTGGTTTAGCTATCAAttggtttaaatcgagtttggtgaagtttaatttgattttaatttatgCTTTGTTCGTTCAGGTGAAAGAGTTTCGCGCGCACACGGCCCCGGTTAATGATCTAAGCTTTGACAGTGAGGGAGAGTATATAGGAAGCTGTTCAGACGATGGCTCTGTTGTTATAAACAGCCTTTTCACTGATGATGAGAAGTTGAGGTTTGATTACCATCGCCCCATGAAGGCTATTTCCTTGGATCCGGATTACACCAAGAAGCAGTCGAAGAGATTTGTAGCTGGTGGTTTGGCTGGTCATTTGTATATGAACTCGAAGAAGTGGTTTGGTTATAAAGATCAGGTTTGTGAGAATGTGTGTAGAGTTAATTTATTGCGATACAAACCGCTCATCGTGAATTTGATAGGTGCTGCATTCTGGGGAAGGTCCAATACATTCTGTGAAATGGAGAGGAAGTCTCATCGCCTGGGCTAATGATACTGGTGTTAAAGTTTATGATACAGCCAAAGATCAGCGTGTTACTTTTATTGAAAGACCCCGAGGAAGCCCCCGGCCTGAGGCTTTGCTTCCCCACTTGGTTTGGCAGGTTGGTATGCGGTAACTCTTTATATCTGTTTACTTCTTTACATTCACCTTAACGTGTTCATGTGCAGCAGCGTTGATTTAAAGGGATAtgcttttaattatttctagGATGACACTCTTCTTGTGATTGGTTGGGGAACATCTGTCAAAATTGCTTCAATTAAATCAGACCAGCAAAAACCAGCATATGGAACATATAGGCAGGTTCAGATGTCTAGTCTAAACCAAGTGGACATTGTGGCTTCGTTCCAAACTAGCTATTTCATTTCAGGGATTGCTCCCTTTGGTGATTCTCTAGTTATTCTTGCGTATATACCCACCGAAGAAGATGGTGTGAAAGAAATTAGCAGCACCACTACTCTATCTCGTCAGGTATTCTCTCCTCGTGGTTGACTAGGTGTTGCATATGAAGAATAGGAACATTTTTTGCTTCTCCTTTTGGACAGTTGCTGAGTCTGATTCTAAATGATCCAGGGAAATGCCCAGAGGCCTGAAGTACGCATTGTATCATGGAACAGTGATGAACTTACAATGGATGCTCTTCCGGTACATGGATTTGAGCATTACAAGGCGAAAGACTATTCCCTTGCTCATGCTCCATTCCCAGGTTGGTTTTTTGTTTggaaaataatttgttttcttgGGGGGAATGAAAGCCTGCCTTTCAGTACTTACTTGAAAATTTGAAGCGAGTGTAGGTAGTAGCTATGCTGGGGGGCAGTGGGCGGCTGGTGATGAACCACTGTACTATATCGTGTCTCCAAAGGATGTTGTGATTGCAAAACCCAGGTAGATCTTTGTGGTCGCTGTTTCTTTTGTCAATGTTATTCTAGTCCTTTGTATATCAACGTTAAGGGTCTCTTACGTGTTCTGGTTTGTTACTTGTTAGGGATGCTGAAGATCACATTAACTGGCTTTTGCAACATGGATTCCACGAGAAAGCACTAGCAGCTGTTGAGGCTGGTGAAGGACGAAACGAACTAATTGATAAGGTACTTGTTCATAAATGATTAGTGACTAAGTCTTTTGTTTGTCTTTGCACTATGGTTCATTATTTTGTTCTACACTTTTCTCAACGAAAATTGGATGAAATGCATAGCCTAGAGCCCTTCATGAATTTAATCAAACATTTCTCTGTTCCAATGCAATAGCAGTGCTTGGTCGAGAAAACTACTGTCAAGTTCTCGACTTTCTTTCTTGTGTTGGTGATTTTTAACTCTTTAACATAAACGATATTTATTTTACGGGTCATCTTGTATTCCTTGCCAACCTACTTTCTTTTGTCGGTGTCATTTTGGGTGTAATGATATTTGAGTCAATCTAACGTTTTTACTTATTAGGTGGGTGCTGGGTATCTTGATCATTTGATTGTGGAAAGAAAATATGCTGAAGCAGCATCTTTGTGCCCAAAATTGTTACGAGGATCTGCTTCAGCCTGGGAGAGGTTTGAACAAATTAGTATTTC
This genomic window contains:
- the LOC103871564 gene encoding uncharacterized protein At1g08160-like, with amino-acid sequence MVPPKPPPPRTQQQQLPGRRLNPILCIIVALVLLGLLVGLAILITYLTLRPKRLVYTVEAASVQDFAIAKDDHISAKFNYVIKSYNPEKHVSVRYHSMRISTAHHNQSVAHKEISAFKQRPKNETRIETQLVSHNVALSKFNAKDLRGETTKGVIEMEVYITARVSYKTWIFRSRRRTLKAVCTPVMINVTANSLDGFQRVLCQTRL
- the LOC103871566 gene encoding cyclin-dependent protein kinase inhibitor SMR2, whose translation is MSKVLEPLEEEKVEHKPRKQEEEEELKHEEVLGSLCTPTSSDHKIPELDTCPPAPRKRPREVLPTKKRRLSKDLRFFEATDVGSHEVETLFVHNPNPVRKKRRSNSA
- the LOC103871565 gene encoding histone H2B.2 → MAPRKSKKVVSVTKKKKVVEETIKVTVTDGVPNVTTNTDTQETQYLETQELDTQELETQDLPFSLPLEEENVTRVEIPVDVGYDRSPPPPETVAPASEGTVKETHKVEIPVEFGDDRSPQPPETPAPASEVPAKETHKDEEKQGNKKTTSKKRKKNRSEVAGDEYKRYVYKVMKQVHPDLGISSKAMTVINMFMGDMFERLAVEAAKLNDYSKRRTLSSREIEAAVRLVLPGELSRHAVAEGSKAVSNFVAYGAKKR